One window of Perca flavescens isolate YP-PL-M2 chromosome 15, PFLA_1.0, whole genome shotgun sequence genomic DNA carries:
- the pvalb6 gene encoding parvalbumin 6 has product MAMSSILNADDIKKALDAFAVADSFNHRKFFEMVGLKAKSFDEVKKVFLVLDADNSGFIEEEELKFVLKGFAKDGRDLTDKETKEFLRAADKDGDGKIGVDEFASLVKE; this is encoded by the exons ATGGCAATGAGCAGCATCCTCAACGCTGATGACATCAAGAAAGCCCTTGATGCATTTGCAG ttgctGACTCCTTTAACCATAGGAAGTTTTTCGAGATGGTTGGTCTGAAGGCCAAGTCTTTTGACGAAGTAAAGAAGGTTTTCCTGGTGCTGGATGCCGACAACAGCGGCTtcatagaggaggaggagctcaA ATTCGTTCTGAAGGGTTTCGCAAAAGATGGCCGGGACCTGACAGACAAGGAAACCAAAGAATTTTTAAGAGCAGCCGACAAGGATGGAGACGGCAAGATTGGAGTCGATG AGTTTGCTTCCCTGGTGAAGGAATAA